One Nocardioides dongkuii genomic window, CCGCCGGCCTCGCCACGCTGCGCCTGGCCACCGACGAGGTGTACGAGCACATCGGCGGCGCCGCCGAGACGATCAAGGCCGCTGCCGCCGAGGCGCTCACCGCCGCCGGCGTCCCGCACGTGGTGCAGTCCACGGGCACGATGTTCTCGGTGTTCCTCACCGAGGGGCCGGTCCGCGACTTCGAGGACGCCTCGCGCACGAGCAGCCCGGCGTACGCCGCGTTCTTCCACGCCATGCTCGACGCGGGGGTCTACCTGCCGCCGTCGGCGTACGAGGCGTGGTTCCTCTCCAGCGCCCACGACGACCGCGCGGTCTCGACCGTGCTGGACGCCCTGCCCACCGCCGCGCTGGCCGCGGCGGCCGTCCTGGACAGCCCCGAGGAGCCGCGATGAGCGCCACCCCCGACACGATCGTCCACCTGCTGCGCCACGGGGAGGTGTACAACCCCGGCGGCGTGCTCTACGGCCGCCGGGACGGCTTCCACCTCTCCAAGCTGGGCAACCAGATGGCCGAGCGGGTCGCTGCGACGATCGGGGACCGCGACATCACCCACATCGTCTCCTCGCCGCTCGAGCGCGCGCAGGAGACCGGCCGGCCGCTGGCCGCGCGGCGCGGGCTCGAGATCGTCACCGACGAGCGGGTCATCGAGTCGACCACGGTCTTCGAGGGGATGAGCTTCGGCGAGGGCGCGATGACGCTGGTCAAGCGGCCCCGGCTGTGGTGGCACCTGCGCAACCCGCTCGGCCCGTCGTGGGGCGAGCCGTACAAGCAGATCGTGGCCCGGATGATGGCCGCCGTGGAGGACGCCCGCGCCGCCGCCGTCGGCCACGAGGCGGTGGTGGTCTCCCACCAGCTGCCGATCTGGACGACCCGGCTGCACGTCGAGGGCCGCTCGTTCCTGCACGACCCCCGCAGCCGCCAGTGCACCCTGTGCTCGCTGACCTCCCTGCACTTCGTCGGCGACCGGCTGGCCCAGGTGTCCTACTCCGAGCCGGCGGGCGACCTGATCCCCGCGGGCGACAAGCGTGCGCCGTTCTCGGCCGGCGGGGCTCCCGAGGAGGAGCGTCCCTGAGATGACCCGCCTCCGCGCCGTCGCCGGCGCCCTGCTCACCGGTGCCCTGCTCACGGCCACCGCGGCCTGCTCCTCCCTGGAGGGCACGGGCGACGGCGGCTACATCGAGGGCGACGGGCGGGTCACCCAGATCGACCCCGGCGACCGGGCCGACCCGATCGAGCTGACGGGGGAGACCCTGGACGGCGAGCCGGTCGACCTCGCGGACCTGCGCGGCGAGGTCGTCGTGATGAACACCTGGGGCGCCTGGTGCGGGGCCTGCCACGGCGAGATGCCCGACCTGGTCGGGGCGGCCGAGGAGCTCGGCGACCGGGCGAGGTTCCTCGGCATCAACACCCGCGACCCCAGCCGGGAGGCGGCGCGGTCCTTCGAGCGGCGCTACGACGTGGAGTACCCGTCGGTGGACGCTTCGTCGGACCCCGCCGTGCTGCTCGCCTTCACCGGCGTCTTCAGCCCCAAGGCGACCCCCACCACCGTCGTGCTCGACCAGGACGGCCGGGTGGCGGCCGTGGTGAACGGGCCGGTCCCCTCGACGCTCACGCTGGTCCAGGTGGTCGAGGACGTCCTCGCCGAGGACGCGTGAGCGATGGGTGACTGGTTCGGCCAGACGGCCGGCTCGGGCTCGCTGGTGCTCGCGATCCCCGTGGCCCTGCTCGCGGGCCTCGTCTCGTTCTTCTCGCCGTGCGTGATCCCGCTGCTCCCGGCGTACTTCTCCTACGCCACCGGCCTCTCCGGCGCCGACCTGGCCACCGGCGAGGTCAAGCGCGGCCGGATGGTCGCCGGCTCGGTGCTGTTCGTCCTCGGCTTCGGCGTGGTGTTCGTGCTGCTGGGCGTCGCGAGCGGGTCGCTGGCCACCTGGCTGGTGGTCAACACCCAGACCCTGAACGTCGTGCTCGGCGTCCTGGCGATCGTCATGGGCCTGGTCTTCATCGGCCTGGTCCCGCTGCTCCAGCGCGACCTGCGCTTCCACCGGGTCCCGGCGGTCGGGCTCGCGGCGGCCCCGGTGCTCGGGTTCCTGTTCGGGCTCGGCTGGCAGCCGTGCATCGGCCCCACGCTGGGGGTGATCACCACGCTGGCGTACGCCGAGGGCACCGCCGCGCGGGGCGGGCTGCTGATGGCCTTCTACGCCCTCGGGCTGGGCCTGCCCTTCATCCTGGCTGGGCTCTTCTGGCAGCGGGCCCTCGGCGCGCTCGGGTTCGTCCGCCGCCACCAGCAGTGGGTCACCCGCGCCGGCGGCCTGATGCTGGTGATCGTCGGCGTGCTGCTGGTCACCGGCTGGTGGGACCATGCCGTCACCTGGCTGCAGCTGCACCTGGTCAGCGACTTCGAGGTGGGCGTGTGAGCACCGATCTGTCCCCGCAGGAGCCCCAGCAGGAGCCCCAGCAGGAGTCCCGGCAGGAGTCCCGGCAGGGGGGCGAGCTCACGGTCGGCGAGCTGCTGCGCTGGACCTGGCGCCAGCTGACCTCGATGCGCACCGCGCTGATCCTGCTGCTCGTGCTGGCGCTCGCCGCCGTGCCCGGGTCGGTGATCCCGCAGCAGGGGGTCGACGCGCTGAAGACCACCCAGTGGCAGGAGCGGCACCCCGACCTGACGCCGGTCTACGAGCGGCTCGGCCTCTTCGACGTCTACGACACCCCGTGGTTCGCCGCGATCTACGTGCTGCTGATGATCTCCCTCATCGGCTGCATCATCCCGCGGACCCTGGTCTACCTCCGCGCCATCAAGGCCCCGCCGCCCCGGGCCCCCCGCAACCTGACCCGGCTCCCGGACCACGCGTCGTACCGCACCGACGAGGACGCCGACGCCGTCCTGGCGCGCGCCCGCGAGGTGCTGCGCGGTCGGCGCTACCGGGTGCGCCCGCCCGACGACGGCGACGCGGCGGTCAGCAGCGAGCGCGGCTACCTGCGCGAGGTCGGCAACCTGGTCTTCCACCTCTCGGTGATCGTGGTGCTGGTCGGCTTCGCCGTCGGCGGCCTGTTCGGCTACAAGGGCGGCGTCATCCTGCCCGTCGGCACGCCGTTCTCGAACACCCTGACCCAGTACGACGACTTCGTCCCCGGCGACCTGTTCACCGGCGAGGACATGGAGCCGTTCTGCTTCACCGTCGACGACTTCGACGTCGAGTGGCTCAAGGACGGGCCGCGCGCCGGGATGTCCCAGGGCTTCAGCGCCGACACCCGCTACCAGGAGGACTGCACCGGCGCCGACGCGACCGAGGAGCAGCGCTACGACCTGCGGGTCAACCACCCGCTGGCCATCGGCGACACCGAGGTGTTCCTCATCGGCCACGGCTACGCGCCGGTGATCACCGTCCGCGACGGCGAGGGCGAGGTCGCCTACACCGGCCCGACGGTGTTCCTGCCGCAGGACCAGACCCTGTTCTCCTTCGGCGTGGTCAAGGCGACCGGCGCGCGCCCGGTGCAGGTCGGGCTCGAGGGCGTCTTCTACCCGACGTTCGTCAACGTCGAGGGCGACCCCGCCAACCTGATGGGCGAGCTGAACAACCCGCTGCTCTCGCTGCTGGTGTACGCCGGCGACCTCGGCCTCGACGGCGGCGCCCAGTCGGTCTACGTCCTGGACAAGGACAACGCCGAGCAGGTGATGACCTCCGACGGGAAGCCGCTGCGCCTGGACCTCCAGGAGGGCGAGACGGCCGAGCTGCCCGACGGGCTCGGGAGCGTCACCTTCGAGGGCGTCGAGGAGTGGAACCGGCTGCAGATCAGCCGCACGCCCGGGAAGCTGGTCGCGCTGGCCGGCGTCGTGCTCGCGCTCATCGGGCTGCTCGGCTCGCTGTTCATCCGGCCGCGACGGGTCTGGGTTCGTGCCCGGCGGGTCGACGGGGGGACACTGGTGGAGGTGGCCGCGCTGGACCGCTCCGGCGGCGGCGACGTCACCACCGAGATCGACGAGGTGGTCGCCGCGCTGCGCGGTGACACCTCGAGCAGCACACGAGACGAGGAGAGCACGTGAGCGACGCGTCGTGGGAGACCCTGAGCAACCAGGCCGTGGCGGTCTGCGGGGTCGTCTACTTCCTGGCCCTGCTCAGCCACCTGGTGGAGTGGTCCGCGCTCCGCAAGCTGCCGGTCTCGGTCGGCTCGATCACCGCCCCGGCGCGCTCCGGAGCCGGTGGCGCCGGCGGCGTCGCGGTGGCCGAGCGCGGGCCCGACGCCGAGGGCGACATCGACGAGGACGCCGAGCGGCGTACGAACCTCTTCGGCCGGCTGGGCCTGCTGCTGACGATCATCGCCGTCGCGGTGCACCTGGTCGCGCTGGTCGGTCGCGGGATGGCCGCCGACCCGAACCGGGTGCCCTGGGGCAACATGTACGAGTTCACGCTCTCCGGGACGTTCTTCCTCGCGGCGTTCTACCTCGCGCTGTACCGCCGGTTCTCGCTGGCCTGGATGGCCCCGATCGTCACCGGCCTGGTCCTGGTGCTGCTGATGGTCGACGTGATCTGGCTGCACGAGGAGGTCGCGCCCCTCACCGAGGCGCTGAACTCGCCCTGGCTGGTCATCCACGTCGTCTCCGCCGTCATCGCGACCGGCGCGTTCACCCTCGGCGGCATCGGCTCGGTGCTCTACCTGCTCAAGGAGCGCGCCGAGCGCCGCGGCACCTCCGGCGGCTACCTGGCCCGCGTCCCCGCACCGGCCGTCCTCGACCGGGTCTCCTACCGGATGCACGCCTTCGCGTTCCCGGTGTGGACCTTCGCGGTCCTCATCACCGGCCCGATCTGGGCGCACCAGGCGTGGGCGTCGTACTGGAACTGGGACCCCAAGGAGGTCTGGGCGTTCATCACCTGGGTCGTGTACGCCGGCTACCTGCACGCCCGCGCGACCGCGGGCTGGAAGGGCCGCAACGCCGCGATCCTGGCGCTCGTCGGTCTCGCCACCTTGTGGTTCAACTTCGTCGGGATCAACTTCTTCTCCTCGACCAGCCAGCACTCGTACGCCGAGGGCGCGGGCGTGACGCACGTGGAGTCGACCCGGCTCTGAGGAGCTAGCCGCGCGGCGTCCTGGGGCCTCCGGGGGCCGCGCCCGGGCCCGCTCCACGGCGGGGCCGACCCCGGCGTCGAGGGCGTCGGGGTCCGGGAGGTCCGCCGCGGCGACCAGGACCACGCCGTACGTCACCTCGGCCGGCCTAGGAGGTCTCGGGGTCCTCGGGGTGGCGGCGCTTGCGCTCGAGGTCGCGCAGGAACTCCTCGTCGTCGTCGGGGGCGACGATCCGGGGCTGGGGTCGCGGCGCCTGTCGTCGCGGCGCCGGCAGGACCCCGCGGCGCTGGATCGCGCGCACCAGGAGGTACGTCACGAGCGCGAAGAGCGCCATCACCAGCAGGAACTTCAGCACCCTCCCAATGTAGGGGCACGCTGGTGACGACCTACCCTGGACGGGTGAAGGAGTTCTGGATCTACACCCTCTTGCGCCTCGCGCTGTTCGCCGGCGCGTTCGCGATCGTGTTCTCGGCCTGGCTGCTGATCGCCGGCGAGGCGAACATCCTGATCTGCGTGATCGTGGCGTTCCTGGTCAGCGGCGTCGGCTCCTACTTCCTGCTCGAGCGGCCGCGGCGCGCGTTCGCCGTGCGGGTCGAGGAGCGGGCGGCGCGGGCCTCCGCCCGCTTCGAGGAGAAGCGGGCCAGGGAGGACGTGGACTGACCCGCCCCCGGTCGGTCGAGGGTCAGCCGCAGACGACCAGCGCGCCCGCGACCAGGGCGGCCCAGGCCAGCTCGGCGGTGCCGGTGTGCTGCAGCACCGGGATCAGCCCGGGGCCGGTCGCGCCGCCCAGCACCGTGCGCAGGCCCGGCGCGGCGAGCACGAGGAAGAGCAGCCCGACCAGCACGCACCAGGTCGTCACCGCCGCGACGCCCACGACGGCCACCGCGGCGGTCGCGACCAGCGCGGCGTACAGCAGCCGGGTGGAGCGGTCGCCCAGCACGACCGCGAGGGTGCGCTTGCCGACCGCGGTGTCGGTGGGGATGTCGCGCAGGTTGTTGACCACGAGGATCGCGCAGGCGAGCGCGCCGACGCCGATCGCCGCCCACAGCGCGGCGGGCTCCCAGGTCTGGGTCTGCACGTACGTCGTGCCGAGGACCGCGACCAGCCCGAAGAAGACGAACACCATGACCTCGCCGAGGCCGAGGTAGCCGTAGGGGCGCGAGCCGCCGGTGTAGTACCAGGCCGCCAGTACCGAGACCGCCCCGACGGCGAGCAGCCACCACGCCGTGGTGGCGGCCAGGACCAGCCCGGCGACCGCCGCGACGCCGAAGGCGAGGAACGCGGCGCGCTTCACCGCGCCCGGCGTGGCCGCACCGGAGCCGACCAGCCGCATCGGGCCCACCCGCGCGTCGTCGGTGCCGCGGACGCCGTCGGAGTAGTCGTTGGCGTAGTTCACCCCGACCTGCAGGGCCAGGCTGACGACGAGCGCGAGCAGCGCCCGCCACCACACGTCCGAGGCGTCGTCCCAGGCCCCGGCGTACGCCGCGACGCCGGTGCCGGCGAGGACCGGCGAGACCGCCGCGGGGAGGGTGCGGGGTCGGGCGCCGGCGACCCAGTCGCGTGCAGCTGTCACCCGCGGATCCTCTCAGGCCGGTCAGGGGACCCGGGTGACGCCTCCCGGTGCGACCCCGCCCGGCTCGGCGGGCTGGGTGACGATGGGCGGCCCGACCGGGGCGACCTGGTCCGCGGGGTCCTCGCCCGCGGCGGCGTCCGCGAGGACGTCAGCCGGCACGTGGCGCTCCAGGAACCGTCGCGCCATCGCGGTCGCGGGGTGCAGCCCGGCCGCGGCGACGGTGATGATGCCGGCGATGACCAGCCAGCCGGCCGAGCCCCAGCTCATCGCCAGGAACGTGTACACCGCGGGGGCCCAGACCCGGCCCAGGGTGCTGCTCAGCTCCGCGGCGCCCTGGTACTCGCCGCGCCGCCGCGGGTCCATCAGCTCGGCCTCGAAGGTCCAGCTGGCGGCGGAGAGGAAGAGCTCGGCGCCGGTCAGGGTGACGTGGCCGAGGAAGAACAGCGCGATCGTCAGCCAGCCGACCGCCTCGTGGGTGGAGAGCGTGACGACGCAGGAGACGATGAAGAAGACCGTGGAGACGCGGATCGCGCGCAGGGCGGTGCTCCGGTCCTTGACGCCCCGGGCGGCGAGCATCGGCAGGAAGATGCACATGACGGTGTTGGTGCCGAAGAGCAGCGCCAGCACCGACCACGGGGAGTCGGTCTTCTCCACCAGCCACAGCGGGATGACCACGTTGAGGATCACCTGGTTGGTCCAGAGCACGCCGGCGAAGAACATCGACAGCAGCCAGCCGGCGTTGCGCATCGGCCCGGGGCCGGGGACCTTGACCGCGCGCTCCTCGGCGGTCCGGAGGTCGTGCGGGGCCTTCGGCAGGCGGGTGATGAAGAGGGCGTTGACGAGGAAGGCCGCGGCGGTGAACAGCGGCACCACCTGGATCAGCGTCAGGGACTCGAACGCCAGCGCGATGCCGCCGACGAGCGAGCCGAGGGTGAAGCCGACGTTGAGCGCG contains:
- a CDS encoding histidine phosphatase family protein; the protein is MSATPDTIVHLLRHGEVYNPGGVLYGRRDGFHLSKLGNQMAERVAATIGDRDITHIVSSPLERAQETGRPLAARRGLEIVTDERVIESTTVFEGMSFGEGAMTLVKRPRLWWHLRNPLGPSWGEPYKQIVARMMAAVEDARAAAVGHEAVVVSHQLPIWTTRLHVEGRSFLHDPRSRQCTLCSLTSLHFVGDRLAQVSYSEPAGDLIPAGDKRAPFSAGGAPEEERP
- a CDS encoding TlpA family protein disulfide reductase: MTRLRAVAGALLTGALLTATAACSSLEGTGDGGYIEGDGRVTQIDPGDRADPIELTGETLDGEPVDLADLRGEVVVMNTWGAWCGACHGEMPDLVGAAEELGDRARFLGINTRDPSREAARSFERRYDVEYPSVDASSDPAVLLAFTGVFSPKATPTTVVLDQDGRVAAVVNGPVPSTLTLVQVVEDVLAEDA
- a CDS encoding cytochrome c biogenesis CcdA family protein, with translation MGDWFGQTAGSGSLVLAIPVALLAGLVSFFSPCVIPLLPAYFSYATGLSGADLATGEVKRGRMVAGSVLFVLGFGVVFVLLGVASGSLATWLVVNTQTLNVVLGVLAIVMGLVFIGLVPLLQRDLRFHRVPAVGLAAAPVLGFLFGLGWQPCIGPTLGVITTLAYAEGTAARGGLLMAFYALGLGLPFILAGLFWQRALGALGFVRRHQQWVTRAGGLMLVIVGVLLVTGWWDHAVTWLQLHLVSDFEVGV
- a CDS encoding MFS transporter — encoded protein: MPSLLARAKPPSPLAGRLSAQSMLFALGEGTFMAGSAVFFTQVVGLSAAQVGLGLTLAGVAAFITAYPLGRLVDRIGPKRAWAISAVGQASMFAVWPFIESFAGYVAMAVVMEVLGALGGTAHGAYTIDVLPPRERVTSRAYMYSALNVGFTLGSLVGGIALAFESLTLIQVVPLFTAAAFLVNALFITRLPKAPHDLRTAEERAVKVPGPGPMRNAGWLLSMFFAGVLWTNQVILNVVIPLWLVEKTDSPWSVLALLFGTNTVMCIFLPMLAARGVKDRSTALRAIRVSTVFFIVSCVVTLSTHEAVGWLTIALFFLGHVTLTGAELFLSAASWTFEAELMDPRRRGEYQGAAELSSTLGRVWAPAVYTFLAMSWGSAGWLVIAGIITVAAAGLHPATAMARRFLERHVPADVLADAAAGEDPADQVAPVGPPIVTQPAEPGGVAPGGVTRVP
- a CDS encoding DUF4229 domain-containing protein, with amino-acid sequence MKEFWIYTLLRLALFAGAFAIVFSAWLLIAGEANILICVIVAFLVSGVGSYFLLERPRRAFAVRVEERAARASARFEEKRAREDVD
- the resB gene encoding cytochrome c biogenesis protein ResB gives rise to the protein MSTDLSPQEPQQEPQQESRQESRQGGELTVGELLRWTWRQLTSMRTALILLLVLALAAVPGSVIPQQGVDALKTTQWQERHPDLTPVYERLGLFDVYDTPWFAAIYVLLMISLIGCIIPRTLVYLRAIKAPPPRAPRNLTRLPDHASYRTDEDADAVLARAREVLRGRRYRVRPPDDGDAAVSSERGYLREVGNLVFHLSVIVVLVGFAVGGLFGYKGGVILPVGTPFSNTLTQYDDFVPGDLFTGEDMEPFCFTVDDFDVEWLKDGPRAGMSQGFSADTRYQEDCTGADATEEQRYDLRVNHPLAIGDTEVFLIGHGYAPVITVRDGEGEVAYTGPTVFLPQDQTLFSFGVVKATGARPVQVGLEGVFYPTFVNVEGDPANLMGELNNPLLSLLVYAGDLGLDGGAQSVYVLDKDNAEQVMTSDGKPLRLDLQEGETAELPDGLGSVTFEGVEEWNRLQISRTPGKLVALAGVVLALIGLLGSLFIRPRRVWVRARRVDGGTLVEVAALDRSGGGDVTTEIDEVVAALRGDTSSSTRDEEST
- the ccsB gene encoding c-type cytochrome biogenesis protein CcsB, which translates into the protein MSDASWETLSNQAVAVCGVVYFLALLSHLVEWSALRKLPVSVGSITAPARSGAGGAGGVAVAERGPDAEGDIDEDAERRTNLFGRLGLLLTIIAVAVHLVALVGRGMAADPNRVPWGNMYEFTLSGTFFLAAFYLALYRRFSLAWMAPIVTGLVLVLLMVDVIWLHEEVAPLTEALNSPWLVIHVVSAVIATGAFTLGGIGSVLYLLKERAERRGTSGGYLARVPAPAVLDRVSYRMHAFAFPVWTFAVLITGPIWAHQAWASYWNWDPKEVWAFITWVVYAGYLHARATAGWKGRNAAILALVGLATLWFNFVGINFFSSTSQHSYAEGAGVTHVESTRL
- a CDS encoding 1,4-dihydroxy-2-naphthoate polyprenyltransferase, which gives rise to MTAARDWVAGARPRTLPAAVSPVLAGTGVAAYAGAWDDASDVWWRALLALVVSLALQVGVNYANDYSDGVRGTDDARVGPMRLVGSGAATPGAVKRAAFLAFGVAAVAGLVLAATTAWWLLAVGAVSVLAAWYYTGGSRPYGYLGLGEVMVFVFFGLVAVLGTTYVQTQTWEPAALWAAIGVGALACAILVVNNLRDIPTDTAVGKRTLAVVLGDRSTRLLYAALVATAAVAVVGVAAVTTWCVLVGLLFLVLAAPGLRTVLGGATGPGLIPVLQHTGTAELAWAALVAGALVVCG